The following proteins are co-located in the Halarcobacter sp. genome:
- a CDS encoding TrkA C-terminal domain-containing protein, whose translation MKKILIILDGIVAKKLMQRIIETNTTENSYDVVYMNDAIVPEQKASNFTFYKFDPTSESKLAMVLDKDVHTQVLVALNSKDEMLNVIKNIKARKKNLPMAILDYWGINIKDPYVNVYKGIEVLANGMVERLPNIPVMAQNIGLKQGEIMEIKIPFGSSYAYRYIGSIEQKEWKIFGLYRGEKLINIKPSLILKPNDVILVIGKPAVLMQVYNAIGKSQGQFPMPFGHNLYLYLDMYLQTDERILNVIDEVQFLHQRLKNGKLIIRITRPTTVSVLEEIKKTFANNDSVELKMDYHNLGMEKLLKSDTRAYDIGMLILTNEMFNNRKKSKHVLDLKLPVFKIGENVDGTGVKRSVVLINDVNSYEQISPVVFDVSSQLKTKTKIFNMDPLGENKDKSNLLDHFENLAKIFNEKIEIVSNDKNPIRELKKHTNILQILPLKQSMLKTRLSWQFLYTNPDLISFDMGNYNQLLIPVIEE comes from the coding sequence ATGAAAAAAATATTAATTATTCTTGATGGTATTGTTGCAAAAAAATTAATGCAAAGAATTATAGAAACAAATACAACTGAAAACAGTTATGATGTTGTTTATATGAATGATGCAATAGTCCCGGAGCAAAAAGCATCTAATTTTACTTTTTATAAATTTGATCCAACATCAGAATCTAAGCTAGCTATGGTATTAGATAAAGATGTACACACACAAGTTTTAGTAGCATTAAACTCAAAAGATGAGATGTTAAATGTTATAAAAAATATAAAAGCTAGAAAGAAAAACCTTCCTATGGCTATACTTGATTATTGGGGAATAAATATAAAAGACCCATATGTAAATGTATACAAAGGAATAGAGGTTTTAGCTAATGGAATGGTAGAAAGACTTCCAAATATTCCTGTAATGGCACAAAATATTGGATTAAAACAGGGTGAAATCATGGAGATTAAAATCCCTTTTGGAAGTTCATATGCTTATAGATATATAGGTTCAATAGAACAAAAAGAGTGGAAAATATTTGGCCTATATAGGGGTGAAAAGCTTATAAATATAAAACCATCATTGATTTTGAAACCCAATGATGTAATATTAGTTATTGGTAAACCAGCTGTTTTAATGCAAGTTTATAATGCAATAGGAAAATCACAAGGTCAATTTCCTATGCCTTTTGGACACAACTTATATCTATATTTAGATATGTATTTACAAACAGATGAAAGAATTTTAAATGTAATTGATGAGGTTCAATTTTTACATCAAAGATTAAAAAATGGTAAATTGATTATTAGAATTACAAGGCCAACTACAGTAAGTGTACTAGAAGAGATTAAAAAAACTTTTGCTAATAATGATTCAGTTGAGTTAAAAATGGATTATCATAATTTAGGTATGGAAAAATTATTAAAAAGTGATACTAGGGCTTATGATATTGGAATGTTGATTTTAACTAATGAGATGTTTAATAATAGGAAAAAAAGTAAACATGTATTAGATTTAAAACTTCCAGTATTTAAAATCGGTGAAAACGTTGATGGAACAGGTGTAAAAAGATCAGTTGTTTTAATTAATGATGTAAACTCTTATGAGCAAATCTCACCAGTTGTATTTGATGTATCAAGTCAATTAAAAACAAAAACAAAAATTTTCAATATGGATCCTTTAGGGGAAAATAAAGATAAATCAAATCTATTAGACCATTTTGAAAATTTAGCAAAAATATTTAATGAAAAAATTGAGATTGTTTCAAATGATAAGAATCCAATTAGAGAATTAAAAAAACATACAAATATATTACAAATATTGCCATTAAAACAAAGTATGTTAAAAACAAGGCTTTCATGGCAATTTTTATATACAAACCCAGATTTAATATCTTTTGATATGGGTAATTATAATCAACTGTTAATACCAGTTATTGAAGAGTAA